A genomic window from Ilyobacter polytropus DSM 2926 includes:
- a CDS encoding lysozyme, giving the protein MNQAGYDLVKNSEGLKLKAYLCPAGKWTIGYGSTLYEDGSKVKKGDTITKERADKLLNNLISKFEEEARRLIKIELNENQFSALVDFIYNLGIGNFRKSTLLKKINSGELEGASEEFERWIYSNGKKLEGLRKRRKSEKELFLAEI; this is encoded by the coding sequence ATGAATCAAGCGGGATATGACTTAGTAAAAAACTCAGAAGGCTTAAAATTAAAAGCGTACTTATGTCCAGCTGGGAAATGGACTATAGGTTATGGATCAACCCTATATGAAGATGGCTCAAAAGTAAAAAAAGGAGATACTATAACCAAAGAAAGAGCAGATAAATTATTAAATAATTTAATTTCTAAATTTGAAGAAGAAGCAAGAAGACTAATCAAGATTGAACTCAATGAAAACCAATTTTCAGCTTTAGTTGATTTTATATATAATTTAGGAATTGGAAATTTCAGAAAATCTACATTATTGAAAAAAATCAACTCCGGAGAACTTGAAGGGGCCTCTGAAGAATTTGAAAGGTGGATTTATAGCAACGGTAAAAAACTAGAGGGATTAAGAAAAAGAAGAAAATCAGAAAAAGA
- a CDS encoding class I SAM-dependent methyltransferase: protein MKNVSNKDTFQYMTGDWYGENMADPVNREEKVKVMCSFLEENTTLIPEDLSIVDFGSGNGAVLEAMSKYFKSVKGYEIRESILEDSYQRENVETLDVLEGIPESFDIGHANILMYFSEDELTNFFEKNTGDLKALIITYRFGFVLNDEARINFLTEIKFKALAEKYGFEFYTDPTFSNVSYMIKSDYLK from the coding sequence ATGAAAAATGTTTCAAATAAAGATACTTTTCAATATATGACCGGTGATTGGTACGGGGAAAATATGGCGGATCCTGTTAATCGAGAGGAAAAAGTAAAAGTTATGTGCAGCTTTTTAGAGGAAAATACAACTTTAATCCCGGAGGATCTATCAATAGTGGACTTTGGATCTGGGAATGGAGCTGTGCTTGAGGCTATGAGTAAATATTTTAAAAGTGTTAAAGGTTACGAAATAAGGGAAAGCATTTTAGAAGATTCTTATCAAAGAGAAAATGTTGAAACCTTAGATGTTTTGGAAGGGATCCCGGAAAGTTTTGATATTGGACACGCAAATATATTGATGTATTTTTCAGAGGATGAACTAACAAATTTCTTTGAGAAAAATACCGGGGATCTGAAAGCTCTAATAATTACATATAGATTTGGATTTGTATTAAATGATGAGGCCCGGATCAATTTCTTGACTGAAATAAAATTTAAGGCCCTTGCAGAAAAGTATGGATTTGAATTTTATACAGATCCTACATTTTCTAATGTGTCTTATATGATTAAATCTGACTATTTGAAGTAG
- a CDS encoding radical SAM protein yields the protein MEENVLHLELILTMECNANCDYCYQNGAEKVPDMDEEFIDKLYEKIKSEEYYNKFVIALFGGEPTLAEDKILYLLEKLENLKDSKVFRFTMPTNAIDTDAVLRIKKAINKRGWEVSFTLSNKEDLTLSNIPDEILIESSYSFIFNSSNYTSITEDLIDTLKNSKLGGGIVIKPDVYSDLSSIPASDVSNILKLVADKKAFFNVNLTNPDATACVMDDLERVTVFSTGEFAMCTRMTMGCYEDGYIGHIDTTTFQEAVANRIELASQISETGMCLCKTQAAIESANYVDEIIQATDGIYDGLVVAKD from the coding sequence ATGGAGGAAAATGTTTTACATTTAGAGTTGATACTGACAATGGAGTGTAATGCTAATTGTGATTATTGCTATCAAAACGGAGCGGAAAAAGTGCCAGATATGGATGAAGAGTTCATTGATAAGTTATACGAAAAAATAAAAAGTGAAGAGTATTACAACAAATTTGTAATAGCTCTCTTTGGTGGAGAACCTACTCTGGCAGAGGATAAAATACTTTATTTATTGGAAAAGTTAGAAAACTTAAAAGATTCTAAAGTTTTTAGATTCACTATGCCAACAAATGCTATAGACACTGACGCTGTACTGAGAATAAAAAAAGCTATAAATAAAAGAGGATGGGAAGTATCTTTCACATTAAGCAACAAAGAGGATCTAACCTTGTCAAATATACCGGATGAAATATTGATTGAAAGTTCTTATTCTTTTATATTTAATTCTAGTAATTATACAAGTATTACAGAGGACCTTATAGACACTCTTAAAAATTCTAAATTAGGTGGTGGAATTGTAATAAAGCCAGATGTATATAGTGATCTTTCTTCTATCCCGGCCTCAGATGTATCAAACATTTTAAAACTTGTAGCTGATAAAAAAGCCTTTTTCAATGTAAATTTAACGAATCCAGACGCTACAGCCTGTGTTATGGATGATCTTGAAAGGGTAACGGTATTTTCTACCGGAGAATTTGCTATGTGTACCAGAATGACTATGGGTTGCTATGAGGATGGGTATATAGGACATATTGACACTACTACTTTTCAAGAAGCTGTGGCAAATAGAATTGAACTAGCTAGTCAGATATCGGAAACCGGTATGTGTTTATGTAAAACTCAAGCAGCTATAGAAAGTGCTAATTACGTTGACGAAATAATTCAAGCTACAGACGGAATTTATGACGGTTTGGTTGTAGCAAAGGACTAG
- a CDS encoding discoidin domain-containing protein — MKMRYLRWYAAGSSSNTSNHIVELEAFEGTTNKASGITATSNYGSASNLDILTNGDKATSPYCSFGGSTVGYDCYVQIDLGAVYDIDTIKVYPYWSDGRTYYSTRVNTSQDGSVWVAPYDSVIQGTFVTSSSGYTIDCSKYFRFGDYDFPLYSTANVPYLKCGDMYLQLTTDSSLSTVRPRPVFTKDGTARYIQELPSSFTSWTTSNTTSQSTSTSWTTSNSTTTSWSTSYSTSYLTKEWTRYGDYSDYTYWYTSKTTSRTTSKSTTTSWTTSQSTTTSWTTSKATGKTTKQGGWI, encoded by the coding sequence ATGAAAATGCGATATCTAAGGTGGTACGCAGCCGGAAGTTCTTCAAATACTAGCAATCACATAGTTGAACTAGAAGCCTTTGAAGGAACCACGAATAAAGCAAGCGGGATAACAGCTACCTCAAATTACGGAAGTGCTTCAAACTTGGATATATTAACAAATGGAGATAAAGCCACAAGTCCTTATTGTAGCTTTGGTGGTTCTACTGTAGGGTATGACTGTTATGTTCAAATAGATCTTGGGGCAGTTTACGACATTGACACTATAAAAGTATACCCTTATTGGTCAGACGGAAGAACTTATTATTCTACTAGAGTAAACACTTCACAAGATGGTTCCGTTTGGGTAGCCCCTTATGATTCAGTAATTCAAGGAACTTTCGTAACAAGTTCTAGCGGCTACACAATAGATTGTTCAAAATATTTTAGGTTTGGAGATTATGACTTTCCTTTATACTCGACAGCAAATGTTCCTTATCTTAAATGTGGCGATATGTATTTACAACTTACTACTGACAGTAGCCTTTCAACTGTAAGACCTAGGCCAGTATTCACTAAAGATGGTACAGCTAGATATATTCAAGAGTTACCTTCTAGCTTTACAAGTTGGACTACTTCAAATACAACTTCGCAAAGTACGTCAACAAGTTGGACTACCTCAAATAGTACAACTACAAGTTGGTCTACTTCATATTCTACATCATATTTGACTAAAGAGTGGACAAGGTACGGTGACTATTCTGATTATACATATTGGTACACGAGTAAAACGACATCAAGGACAACCTCGAAAAGTACCACAACGAGTTGGACCACTTCACAAAGTACAACTACAAGTTGGACCACTTCCAAGGCCACAGGTAAAACAACTAAACAAGGAGGGTGGATATAA
- a CDS encoding phage tail tape measure protein has protein sequence MIGKETFIIEQKLTVDNSGLITGNKEAKKSTGALDGAVGGVTSKLKGMVTPANLAGAAAAYLSYRTVQAVKDFAAYEKQMSSVNTLLKVSRKELTEYGNGLIDVAIKTGTTKEELASGAYEALSAGVDATDLLSFMETAAKGAAAGMTDVTTATDVLTSTINGFKLESSDATDVMDKLITIQNNGKIVLGEMSTVMGDVADISNSLGVNLDNVGAALSTITMSGTPAAQAGTRIKAMFSELAKEGTDASKVFGKITGQSFKEFITEGGNVGEALQEMEKYAKSNGKQMIDLWSSIESGQGAMGLTGENAEAFTKNLDSMKKSAGELETAYQLASATISTEWTKLTGTMNKKWMELVTKMRDPIIVTLQVIRRGLGGETDDDLRSDATKSLSEAESKIAKLAQQEDELQKQIKENEKNPTWWAEKGWGGTESLKVKLANIQETLKKATWEYEKANNDIAALDIKAKYKTPSTPTTPPDDPKPKGETDEEKAEKKRKLLEKIANYEAEHANKINLIDIQFLRSKSEYQENLNEQLKSGLISREEYNKKLEAFEEENTIKQNTSYKEALEDLKNFYTNAGEIAKANAIEKQILEIEVKITGMEGDLLDGLENPELEAFRQKQLEDLTNFNNEKLIREWEYLEEIGALRLQGEISEQEFTDRKNDFDYNQRELESLFRIEQLEDLRSFYLEQGNMQDEALEVQATINEKKAQVNSAEKKATENKMKWESWAERYKVDVYEQSAEAVMDTYAALASGQIKDLAAFKSYCKEKIAELLLAKGQEHMAEAISWTATGFGYLASLNPVIQSMAPAAFLSAAEHAAAAALFGGASSALSSGSSSSSDDTTESVSSTNDNDIAAAESTASSADDEKVQIYVSTEENAMAKAMVNILEKELNDEYNVSIIGNKK, from the coding sequence ATGATTGGTAAGGAAACCTTTATCATTGAACAGAAATTGACGGTTGATAACAGCGGACTTATAACGGGAAATAAAGAGGCTAAAAAATCCACGGGTGCATTGGACGGGGCCGTTGGTGGGGTAACTAGTAAGCTAAAAGGAATGGTAACACCTGCAAATCTTGCCGGAGCTGCTGCCGCTTATCTTTCTTACAGGACTGTTCAAGCTGTCAAAGACTTTGCAGCCTACGAGAAGCAAATGTCATCGGTGAACACCCTTCTGAAAGTGTCCAGAAAAGAGCTGACAGAGTACGGGAACGGTCTTATAGATGTGGCTATAAAGACTGGGACAACTAAAGAGGAACTGGCAAGCGGGGCATATGAGGCTCTGAGTGCAGGAGTAGACGCTACAGATCTGCTAAGCTTCATGGAAACTGCTGCAAAAGGTGCAGCTGCCGGAATGACAGACGTAACAACTGCTACAGATGTACTCACATCCACAATAAACGGATTCAAGCTTGAAAGCTCCGACGCAACAGATGTTATGGACAAGCTTATCACGATACAGAACAACGGTAAGATAGTCCTTGGAGAGATGTCCACTGTCATGGGTGATGTTGCTGATATCTCAAATTCTCTAGGTGTGAATCTGGACAATGTGGGAGCTGCCCTATCAACAATCACAATGAGCGGTACACCTGCAGCACAGGCAGGGACTAGAATAAAGGCTATGTTTTCAGAACTTGCCAAAGAGGGGACAGATGCCTCTAAAGTCTTTGGAAAAATAACAGGACAAAGCTTTAAGGAGTTCATAACAGAGGGCGGAAACGTGGGGGAAGCCCTTCAGGAGATGGAGAAGTACGCCAAGTCCAACGGAAAACAGATGATAGACCTCTGGTCAAGCATAGAATCTGGGCAGGGGGCTATGGGATTGACCGGTGAAAATGCAGAGGCATTTACCAAAAACTTAGATTCCATGAAAAAATCTGCCGGGGAACTGGAAACAGCTTACCAGTTGGCTTCTGCTACTATTTCTACAGAATGGACGAAGCTTACAGGGACGATGAATAAAAAGTGGATGGAACTCGTAACAAAAATGAGGGATCCGATCATAGTAACTTTACAAGTAATAAGAAGAGGACTTGGTGGAGAAACTGATGATGATCTGAGGAGTGATGCCACAAAATCCCTTTCAGAGGCTGAAAGTAAAATAGCTAAATTGGCCCAACAGGAAGATGAGCTTCAGAAGCAGATAAAGGAGAATGAAAAAAATCCGACGTGGTGGGCTGAAAAAGGTTGGGGTGGTACTGAGTCGCTCAAAGTCAAATTGGCTAATATTCAAGAAACTCTCAAGAAAGCCACATGGGAGTATGAAAAGGCCAACAATGATATAGCAGCTCTCGACATAAAAGCTAAATACAAAACACCTTCAACGCCCACAACCCCTCCAGATGACCCAAAACCCAAAGGGGAAACAGACGAAGAAAAAGCAGAAAAAAAGAGAAAGTTACTTGAAAAAATAGCCAACTATGAAGCTGAACACGCTAATAAAATCAACTTGATTGACATCCAATTTTTAAGATCTAAGAGTGAATATCAAGAAAACCTTAATGAACAGCTAAAATCCGGGCTTATTTCAAGAGAGGAATATAATAAAAAGCTAGAGGCTTTTGAGGAAGAGAACACAATAAAACAAAATACAAGCTATAAAGAGGCCCTAGAGGACCTTAAAAACTTCTATACAAATGCGGGAGAGATAGCAAAGGCAAACGCTATAGAGAAACAGATCCTCGAAATAGAAGTGAAGATCACGGGTATGGAAGGGGATTTGCTAGATGGCTTAGAAAATCCAGAACTAGAGGCTTTTAGACAGAAACAACTTGAGGATCTCACTAATTTCAACAATGAAAAACTTATAAGAGAGTGGGAATACCTTGAGGAAATAGGAGCTTTGAGGTTACAAGGTGAAATTTCAGAACAGGAATTTACAGATAGAAAAAATGATTTTGATTATAACCAGAGAGAGCTTGAGAGCCTTTTTAGGATAGAACAACTTGAGGATCTAAGGAGCTTTTATCTAGAGCAAGGGAATATGCAGGACGAGGCTCTTGAGGTTCAAGCAACGATAAATGAAAAAAAAGCCCAGGTGAATAGTGCTGAGAAAAAAGCCACTGAAAACAAAATGAAGTGGGAATCTTGGGCTGAACGTTACAAAGTAGACGTATACGAGCAATCTGCCGAGGCTGTAATGGACACTTATGCAGCTCTAGCGAGTGGACAAATAAAGGATCTGGCAGCCTTTAAGAGCTATTGCAAAGAGAAGATTGCTGAATTACTACTTGCTAAAGGACAGGAACACATGGCAGAGGCTATTTCTTGGACGGCAACTGGTTTTGGGTATTTGGCAAGTCTTAATCCGGTTATACAATCTATGGCCCCGGCAGCTTTTTTATCCGCAGCCGAACACGCAGCCGCAGCGGCACTCTTTGGAGGAGCCTCAAGTGCTCTTTCTTCTGGATCCTCTTCTAGTAGTGATGACACTACAGAAAGTGTATCAAGTACAAATGATAATGATATAGCAGCCGCAGAAAGTACAGCCTCAAGTGCTGATGATGAAAAGGTTCAGATCTATGTTAGTACAGAGGAAAACGCTATGGCGAAGGCTATGGTCAACATCTTAGAGAAGGAACTTAATGATGAATATAATGTTTCAATTATAGGGAATAAAAAGTGA
- a CDS encoding phage virion morphogenesis protein — translation MAKKVTFEQFKAILDEKTARAKDLKPVMKKISGDMQTKVDFRFRQTKGPDGTAWIPLKESTISKRKGRSSKPLSDSSALKLSIHEKHDSSSAVVGSDRPYAAYQQFPAKKGEFKKKEKETVKAHSRKAHTRRTRNGETTVKKHNVKAHERDNQGAPWGDKPGRPFLGFSENQKTKYKRWISNFIQKGGS, via the coding sequence ATGGCTAAAAAAGTGACCTTTGAACAATTCAAGGCGATTTTAGATGAAAAAACAGCTAGGGCCAAAGACTTAAAGCCTGTTATGAAGAAAATCTCAGGGGATATGCAGACAAAGGTGGATTTTAGATTTAGACAAACTAAAGGTCCTGATGGGACAGCTTGGATTCCTCTAAAGGAATCCACTATATCTAAAAGAAAAGGAAGAAGCAGTAAACCCCTCAGTGATAGCAGTGCCCTAAAACTTTCTATTCATGAGAAACACGACTCAAGTTCCGCTGTGGTTGGGTCTGATCGACCTTATGCTGCTTACCAGCAATTCCCTGCTAAAAAAGGGGAATTCAAGAAAAAAGAAAAAGAAACTGTCAAGGCTCATAGCCGAAAAGCTCATACAAGACGGACAAGAAACGGGGAAACAACAGTTAAAAAGCATAACGTAAAAGCACATGAGCGGGATAATCAAGGTGCTCCTTGGGGAGATAAACCGGGGCGGCCTTTTCTTGGATTCTCCGAAAATCAAAAAACAAAATACAAAAGATGGATCAGTAACTTTATTCAGAAGGGAGGGAGTTGA